One window from the genome of Deltaproteobacteria bacterium encodes:
- a CDS encoding helix-turn-helix domain-containing protein, producing MPTGPIEAVLEEIIRRVVREELARAAGCVHAPPPDHLRWFTTDEVAARTGISEDTVRDYCVKGKIKASKRAGAWRVRAVDLEAFMEMGDPTEKVPDPHTVAWELVAARREGRKPRW from the coding sequence ATGCCCACCGGACCCATCGAAGCTGTGCTCGAAGAGATCATCCGCCGCGTGGTGCGCGAGGAGCTCGCACGCGCGGCTGGTTGCGTGCACGCGCCACCGCCCGATCACCTGCGGTGGTTTACGACCGACGAGGTCGCCGCCCGCACCGGCATCTCCGAGGACACGGTGAGGGACTACTGCGTGAAGGGGAAGATCAAGGCGAGCAAGCGTGCTGGCGCCTGGCGTGTGCGCGCGGTCGATCTCGAGGCGTTCATGGAGATGGGCGATCCGACCGAGAAGGTGCCCGACCCTCACACCGTCGCGTGGGAACTCGTCGCTGCGCGACGCGAGGGCAGGAAGCCGAGGTGGTGA
- a CDS encoding helix-turn-helix domain-containing protein, whose protein sequence is MPDPKYLTVYEVADELRVHYSTVYRLITDGQLTVLKVGARKLVPRWALDNFVEKNLSTAEWPGVKVRTAQPRTVKITQPRTKRRAD, encoded by the coding sequence GTGCCCGACCCCAAGTACCTCACCGTCTACGAGGTCGCCGACGAGCTCCGCGTGCACTACTCCACGGTGTACCGGCTGATCACGGACGGCCAGCTCACTGTGCTCAAGGTGGGCGCGCGCAAGCTCGTGCCTCGCTGGGCGCTCGACAACTTCGTCGAGAAGAACCTCAGCACGGCGGAGTGGCCCGGGGTGAAGGTGCGCACCGCGCAGCCACGGACCGTGAAGATCACGCAGCCGAGGACCAAGCGGCGCGCCGATTGA
- a CDS encoding AAA family ATPase, whose translation MNEQKPPKRDIASISTEEFKRAYDNATPLRVVGQGEKKPPLKFDPFPTTPYSEIEPADWEYAIDRVWPLGEVSNLEGYGGDGKSAVICDHEARLSRGHDLPGGLAIGTPSASLHFTTEESPHKTVTKRLRAARADLRLIRNIDLRKLKLELADSRLRNQPRFSFPSGTLRFSQTIEHNAHEMNAPVRLVVIDGVLSTMDKGLEMNNSQHVREYLDALRWVAQEHNVAIVLIRHPSKSRGSLAAHRAAGAGAFHDFVRLSWVVGVEPGTEHEEYRRVFVVNKPNAPHRKGLHFSTKWNQQHNDVEVEWNGDCTLTADEVYAAREERKAADAPLAKADPDDVAKALKVLRECGLPGITPRKAQNLLDGSGVSKQAVWAAIEAIRAENKSTNQSPADKRAGEKYDEGEEG comes from the coding sequence ATGAATGAGCAGAAGCCGCCCAAGCGGGACATCGCGTCGATCTCCACTGAGGAGTTCAAGCGCGCCTACGACAACGCCACGCCGCTGCGCGTGGTGGGGCAGGGCGAGAAGAAGCCGCCGCTGAAGTTCGACCCATTCCCCACCACGCCGTATTCGGAGATCGAGCCGGCGGACTGGGAGTACGCGATCGACCGCGTCTGGCCCTTGGGCGAGGTGTCGAACCTCGAAGGCTACGGCGGCGACGGCAAGAGCGCGGTGATCTGCGACCACGAGGCCCGCCTCAGCCGCGGGCACGACCTGCCCGGCGGCCTCGCGATCGGAACGCCCTCGGCCTCGCTTCACTTCACCACCGAGGAGAGCCCGCACAAGACCGTTACCAAGCGCCTACGAGCGGCGCGCGCGGACCTGCGCCTGATTCGGAACATCGACCTGCGCAAGCTCAAGCTCGAGCTCGCCGACTCCAGGCTCCGGAACCAGCCCCGCTTCAGCTTCCCGAGCGGCACGCTGCGCTTCAGCCAGACGATCGAGCACAACGCCCACGAGATGAACGCGCCTGTGCGCCTGGTGGTGATCGACGGCGTGCTCTCCACGATGGACAAGGGCCTCGAGATGAATAACTCGCAGCACGTTCGCGAGTACCTCGACGCGCTCCGCTGGGTGGCCCAGGAGCACAACGTCGCGATCGTGCTGATCCGGCACCCCAGCAAGTCTCGTGGCTCGCTCGCTGCGCACCGGGCTGCAGGCGCAGGCGCCTTCCACGACTTCGTGCGCCTTTCCTGGGTGGTGGGCGTAGAGCCTGGCACCGAGCACGAGGAGTACAGGCGCGTGTTTGTGGTCAACAAGCCGAACGCGCCGCACCGAAAGGGGCTGCACTTCTCCACGAAGTGGAACCAGCAGCACAACGACGTTGAGGTGGAGTGGAACGGCGACTGCACGCTCACCGCCGACGAGGTCTACGCCGCGCGCGAGGAGCGAAAGGCGGCCGACGCGCCGTTGGCGAAGGCCGACCCCGACGACGTTGCGAAGGCTTTGAAGGTGCTGCGCGAGTGCGGTTTGCCGGGCATCACGCCACGGAAGGCCCAGAACCTGCTCGACGGCTCCGGCGTGTCGAAGCAGGCGGTGTGGGCAGCCATCGAGGCCATCCGAGCGGAGAACAAGAGCACCAACCAATCACCCGCCGACAAGCGCGCGGGCGAGAAATACGACGAGGGCGAGGAGGGGTAA
- a CDS encoding helix-turn-helix domain-containing protein, giving the protein MRPAPRDDVALIAQKSRIWQQCPSTMPLHPLEEFLSNHSPPIGKTAFARLVGMSPSALSRLFTGKRRHVGADACLEIVKATNGKVTLDELLRWKPPAEWKNQDGRHKPRRTAPRRRSA; this is encoded by the coding sequence ATGCGCCCTGCGCCGCGGGACGACGTTGCGCTGATTGCACAAAAATCCCGGATATGGCAACAATGTCCGTCAACCATGCCGCTTCACCCACTCGAAGAGTTCCTGTCCAACCACTCGCCGCCGATCGGAAAGACGGCGTTTGCAAGGTTGGTGGGCATGTCCCCTTCGGCTCTTTCCCGCCTGTTCACTGGCAAGCGCCGACACGTCGGAGCGGATGCCTGTCTTGAGATCGTGAAGGCCACGAACGGGAAGGTGACGCTCGACGAACTCCTGCGTTGGAAGCCGCCCGCCGAGTGGAAGAACCAGGACGGCCGCCACAAGCCGCGCCGCACGGCCCCGCGCCGGAGGTCGGCATGA
- a CDS encoding helix-turn-helix transcriptional regulator codes for MKKRPPRSANARGVSPTEQPPDQAELAEALDMVDEIRSAPHEVASSSEEAKALEKEAVENAERELAKAKPNAKFRDQLLSSIRMAMANANINQTELAKRSGLSKSVVNRLLKGSRGFNLVQLELLAKGLGYSATDMVSGRMAEQIHLQHNALQQIQQIKAQTEELDEKMTKTLRLAALHLPETEKAPPSLIDFVRAHRERISPREVKILSAVGEQLHQVGENPPEQYWLDLIRSTRNADPWPPR; via the coding sequence ATGAAAAAGCGCCCGCCGCGATCCGCAAACGCCAGAGGGGTTTCCCCAACGGAGCAACCGCCCGACCAGGCGGAGCTCGCTGAAGCGTTGGACATGGTGGATGAGATTCGCTCCGCGCCACACGAAGTGGCCTCGTCATCAGAGGAGGCCAAGGCCCTCGAGAAGGAGGCAGTCGAGAACGCTGAGCGCGAACTCGCCAAGGCCAAGCCGAATGCGAAGTTTAGAGACCAACTGCTCTCTTCTATTCGGATGGCGATGGCCAATGCCAATATCAACCAGACAGAGCTCGCGAAAAGGTCTGGACTGAGCAAGAGCGTGGTGAACCGTCTCCTGAAGGGAAGTCGCGGCTTCAACCTCGTTCAGCTTGAACTCTTGGCGAAGGGCCTTGGTTACTCGGCGACCGACATGGTCTCCGGTCGTATGGCCGAGCAGATCCACCTGCAACACAACGCCCTTCAGCAGATTCAGCAGATCAAAGCGCAGACCGAGGAGCTTGATGAGAAGATGACGAAGACGTTGCGGCTTGCCGCGCTTCACCTTCCGGAGACTGAGAAGGCTCCGCCCAGCCTGATCGATTTCGTTCGGGCGCACCGTGAGCGCATCAGCCCGCGTGAAGTGAAGATTCTTTCGGCAGTGGGAGAGCAGCTGCACCAGGTCGGCGAGAATCCACCAGAGCAGTATTGGCTCGACCTCATCCGCTCCACGAGAAACGCCGACCCCTGGCCTCCCCGCTAG